A genome region from Cutaneotrichosporon cavernicola HIS019 DNA, chromosome: 5 includes the following:
- the DOT5 gene encoding uncharacterized protein (AhpC/TSA family), whose translation MPKADAPTATRRSARIASAGSGPAAKKEEPAKPVEKKVTKAKEPTSTEPKPKAAPKSKEPKSKEPKSKEPKSKEQVTKEPKSKEPKSKEPKSKEPKSKEPKSKEEVTKSKDDKMDEDKASQDKPKSKDETNGKPPSASRGALQLGSDLPKITLQNEDGEDVDVSTLTGERGVVIFLYPRADTPGCTNQACGYRDLATDFGELGYDVYGLSKDKPAAQLKWKTKKEFKYHLLSDPESKLIKRLGATKRSHFIFEKGSGKLIDIALGVKAADDPKNALKFIESHHK comes from the exons AtgcccaaggccgacgcgcCGACTGCCACCCGCCGTTCTGCGCGAATCGCATCCGCTGGATCAGGCCCTGCCGCAAAG AAAGAGGAGCCTGCAAAGCCAGTGGAGAAAAAGGTCACTAAGGCTAAGGAGCCCACGTCGAccgagcccaagcccaaggccgcGCCCAAGTCCAAGGAGCCTAAGTCCAAGGAGCCCAAGTCCAAGGAGCCCAAGTCCAAGGAGCAGGTGACCAAGGAGCCAAAGTCCAAGGAGCCAAAGTCCAAGGAGCCAAAGTCCAAGGAGCCCAAGTCCAAGGAGCCCAAgtccaaggaggaggtgaccaagtccaaggacgacaagaTGGATGAGGACAAGGCCTCCCAGGACAAACCCAAGTCCAAGGACGAGACGAACGGCAAGCCGCCAtccgcctcgcgcggcgcCCTTCAGCTCGGTTCCGACTTGCCCAAGATCACGCTCCAGaacgaggatggcgaggatgtTGACGTCTCGACGCTCActggcgagcgcggtgTTGTCATCTTCTTATACCCGCGT GCCGACACGCCCGGCTGCACCAACCAGGCTTGCGGGTACCGCGACCTGGCGACTGActttggcgagctcggctaCGACGTCTACGGCCTCAGCAAGGACAAGCCGGCCGCACAGCTCAAG TGGAAGACCAAGAAGGAGTTCAAGTACCACCTCCTCTCGGACCCCGAGAGCAAGCTCATCAAGCGGCTCGGCGC cacTAAGCGCTCGCACTTTATATTCGAGAAGGGTTCGGGCAAGCTCATTGACATTGCGCTgggcgtcaaggccgccgacga CCCGAAGAACGCACTCAAGTTTATCGAGTCGCACCACAAGTAA
- a CDS encoding uncharacterized protein (Ubiquitin carboxyl-terminal hydrolase), with protein sequence MPPKKDQKDWSCNCPKACPIPSPGRNKSKSKSPAKGSHNSKGKRAISVLSSETDDSVVVISPKKGDCQAQKCKTNPRCYNHLGVEKWWKDDALETFLQSRMGEEIRERGDSGPPGLRNYGATCYANAFLQVWFHNVSFRNGVFEAVGDRVNPLFHLAMIFAAMRYTCRQVVDPGALIEALRLDKGAQQDAAEFSKLFMDLIEKQFRAQGGPLADFVAEQFAGQLEYRTKCNTCSYVSSTSSPFMELEVPLRDGCSLEGQIKHMLTPELLDGDNKYRCPQCSSLQPATRSTHLQHLPPALHFALNRFEYTPTSDERKKSKARISYPRRLRLENVEYDLHGVVVHEGLKATQGHFTAEVYDENDKEWYFCSDGEVCNLSERPKKKLKLDPDAPGDQVSRDAYMLVYQRSRQPPPQRHAPQHLRREIRRDNDELLSSMGGQFDKRKTLSEAFNLLVREKETVLNLIPGDDCVVPRECLAEWLASDKLSTKWIVPSNLKCYHGQYDPNQSAFRLISRVAFERLKLLYNRQWDELLSEQSPNRQALFYLLQRHNSETKGQNPATAKHARSASQCSTRSQGSHSSSASDSDKVHVPLVDESSDNATPDMDEPSSGSVPAGNFKFHGSPMSNVNVQGLKSSQPNPRSCSSLPDPSTNDALDQPLSTPSGSSAESKGDISVENGNGNDDDEVQCLSPAIEFPELDICLQCVREEYERKIKDSRQAELLDEFERANDGGGPYLLPHAWVTEWKRNKLGPAVLPTDPEYSLFCEHDQPFVGNNKLQYVTEEAILLLRSVLGEFAVFDEKAEQCTDCSAAQELSKNQRAEWLTKVKVEEKLFKNQRNQSHVFGAKNYLLPRSFFVQWELYLREPVERPTLQLDLCPHDLLDFDPGLDKAEYIDENGWEKLYDYPPEEGITIKYGSQPADGKRLPVLDPSLATCGPCRIKRYSDWKELWLPIAVGENAAPSNNDGTKRRAPPRGRRGKEAQILVTKNMSVMEVQMELYEMFKIPPLSQRLLFQGRDLDRQETIGGIGILLGDHFNLIEVVEVEDDFEMVVGDEGFGGTALVGQKSCEHCTMFNDPGAAECQMCGLPFA encoded by the exons ATGCCTCCCAAGAAGGACCAGAAGGACTGGTCATG CAACTGCCCCAAAGCATGCCCAATCCCCAGTCCGGGAAGGAACAAGTCCAAGTCCAAGTCACCGGCCAAGGGCAGCCATAATAGCAAAGGCAAGCGAGCCATAAGCGTTCTTTCGTCAGAAACCGACGACTCCGTTGTCGTTATCTCGCCGAAGAAGGGCGACTGCCAGGCGCAGAAGTGCAAAACCAACCCCCGTTGTTACAATCACTTGGGCGtggagaag TGGTGGAAGGACGATGCCCTCGAGACCTTCCTTCAATCCCGGATGGGTGAGGAGATTAgagagcgcggcgacagcgGGCCTCCAGGCCTTCGCAACTACGGTGCTACATGCTAC GCCAATGCCTTCCTCCAAGTCTGGTTCCACAACGTGTCGTTTCGCAATGGAGTATTTGAGGCCGTGGGAGACCGTGTGAATCCCCTCTTCCACCTGGCCATGATCTTCGCAGCGATGCGGTACACGTGCCGCCAAGTGGTCGACCCGGGTGCGCTGATCGAGgctctccgcctcgacaaggGCGCGCAACAGGACGCAGCTGA GTTCTCAAAGCTCTTCATGGACCTCATTGAGAAGCAGTTCAGGGCACAGGGCGGACCTCTCGCCGACTTTGTTGCCGAACAGTTCGCTGGCCAGCTTGAATACCGCACCAAGTGCAACACTTGCAGTTACgtgtcgagcacgagct CCCCGTTCATGGAGCTCGAAGTCCCTCTTCGAGACGGCTGTTCACTCGAGGGCCAAATCAAGCACATGCTCACTCCTGAGCTACTGGACGGCGATAACAAGTACAGATGCCCACAGTGCTCGTCACTCCAGCCCGCGACCCGGTCTACCCACCTGCagcaccttcctccagcaCTCCACTTTGCACTGAACCGCTTTGAGTATACTCCAACGTCGGACGAACGGAAGAAGAGCAAAGCCCGCATCTCGTACCCCCGCAGGCTGCGGCTTGAGAACGTCGAGTACGACCTCCACGGAGTGGTCGTGCACGAGGGGCTCAAA GCTACCCAAGGCCACTTCACTGCTGAGGTGTACGACGAGAA CGATAAGGAGTGGTACTTCTGCTCTGACGGCGAGGTGTGCAACCTCTCCGAGCGgcccaagaagaagctcaagctcgaccccGACGCGCCAGGCGACCAAGTGTCGCGAGACGCCTATATGCTCGTGTATCAGCGCAGTCGacagcctcctccacaACGACACGCCCCACAGCACTTGCGCAGGGAGATCAGACGAGACAACGACGAGCTACTGAGTTCCATGGGAGGACAATTTGATAAACGTAAAACGCTCAGTGAGGCGTTCAATCTGCTGGtccgcgagaaggagacTGTGCTGAACTTGATCCCTGGT GATGACTGCGTTGTGCCGCGCGAGTGTCTAGCAGAGTGGCTTGCTTCGGACAAGCTGAGCACCAAGTGGATTGTGCCAAGCAATCTCAAGTGTTACCATGGGCAGTACGACCCGAACCAGTCAGCGTTTCGCCTCATCTCGCGAGTTGCGTTCGAGCGGCTCAAGTTGCTGTATAACAGACAGTGGGACGAGTTACTCTCGGAACAATCCCCCAACAGACAGGCACTTTTCTACCTGCTCCAAAGACACAACAGTGAGACTAAGGGTCAGAATCCGGCAACAGCGAAACACGCCCGCAGCGCTTCCCAGTGCAGCACAAGAAGTCAAGGCAGCCACTCTTCCTCCGCAAGCGATTCCGACAAGGTGCACGTCCCGCTAGTCGACGAGAGCAGCGACAATGCGACTCCAGACATGGACGAACCCAGCTCGGGATCGGTGCCAGCCGGTAACTTCAAGTTCCATGGCTCTCCCATGTCCAATGTGAACGTTCAAGGCCTCAAGTCCTCACAACCTAACCCTCGGAGCTGTTCGTCGCTACCCGACCCATCCACCAACGACGCGCTGGACCAACCACTATCAACGCCAAGCGGATCATCGGCAGAATCAAAGGGCGACATTAGCGTCGAAAATGGCAATggcaacgacgacgacgaagtACAATGCCTCTCTCCCGCTATTGAATTCCCAGAGCTCGACATCTGCCTCCAGTGTGTGCGCGAGGAGTACGAGCGCAAGATCAAAGACTCGCGCCAAGCTGAACTGTTAGACGAGTTCGAACGCGCCAACGATGGCGGGGGCCCGTACCTCCTACCTCACGCGTGGGTGACCGAATGGAAGAGAAACAAGCTCGGCCCTGCCGTTCTCCCGACGGACCCGGAGTACTCGCTCTTCTGTGAGCACGACCAGCCTTTCGTCGGCAACAATAAACTCCAGTATGTCACGGAAGAGGCCATCTTGCTCCTCCGCTCGGTCCTTGGCGAGTTCGCTGTCTTCGACGAGAAAGCGGAACAGTGCACGGACTGCTCTGCCGCGCAGGAGCTATCCAAGAACCAGCGTGCAGAGTGGCTCACCAAGGTCAAAGTTGAGGAGAAGCTGTTCAAGAATCAACGCAACCAGTCTCACGTCTTCGGAGCTAAGAACTATCTTCTTCCGCGCTCATTTTTCGTGCAGTGGGAACTGTATCTCAGGGAGCCAGTCGAGCGGCCCACGTTGCAACTCGACCTCTGCCCACACGATCTTCTCGACTTTGACCCCGGGCTGGACAAAGCCGAGTACATCGACGAGAATGGCTGGGAAAAACT GTACGACTACCCGCCAGAGGAGGGAATCACCATCAAGTATGGCTCACAGCCAGCCGACGGCAAGCGGCTCCCTGTCCTCGACCCATCGCTTGCGACGTGCGGACCGTGTCGTATTAAACG GTACTCCGATTGGAAAGAGCTGTGGCTTCCTATCGCTGTCGGGGAGAACGCGGCTCCCAGTAACAACGACGGGACGAAGCGtcgtgcgccgccgcgggGGAGGCGTGGAAAGGAGGCACAGATTCTCGTCACGAAGAACATGTCCGTCATGGAGGTCCAAATGGAGCTATATGAGATGTTCAAGATCCCGCCGCTTTCGCAACGACTTTTGTTCCAGGGCCGCGACCTGGACCGTCAGGAGACGATTGGCGGCATCGGCATCCTTCTTGGTGACCACTTCAACCTCATTGAAGTGGTCGaagtcgaggacgacttcGAGATGGTGGTCGGAGACGAAGGGTTTGGAGGCACCGCGCTGGTCGGGCAGAAGT CTTGTGAGCATTGTACCATGTTTAACGATCCTGGGGCAGCCGAATGCCAGATGTGCGGGCTGCCCTTCGCATAG
- the clc1 gene encoding uncharacterized protein (Clathrin is the major protein of the polyhedral coat of coated pits and vesicles) yields MSDDPTADFLAREKAILGDDADLFASGEIPGMSSGSGLDAFPDLDDAPAKPASPIKSASPIKSPSGMDAFPSFDEPMGSSQVRVTGNIGLGEDEDLDKFESAFPDFSSDIPAADSPAAKPVFNALAAQPYGQSPYPPTAAPQPRSAASILPAPEFTNTLPEAEGETEPIRQWREKQAEEIKRRNAADQEKRDEMANKAEKAIDQFYEDYNKEKEKNIRENKEHEAKLLEQLKDDIARGTTWERVTDLIGLENSQSKTIRPSVSGGSDLARMKEILLALRREGEKAPGATGF; encoded by the exons ATGTCCGACGACCCTACTGCCGACTTCCTTGCGCGCGAAAAGgccatcctcggcgacgatgcCGACCTGTTCGCCTCTGGCGAGATTCCCGGCATGAGCTCGGGGAGTGGCTTGGACGCGTTCCCGGACCTGGACGATG CGCCCGCCAAACCTGCTAGCCCCATCAAGTCGGCATCGCCTATCAAGTCGCCCAGCGGCATGGACGCATTCCCGTCGTTCGACGAACCCATGGGCTCGTCCCAGGTCCGCGTGACTGGCAACATtgggctgggcgaggacgaggacctcgacaaGTTCGAGAGCGCCTTCCCCGACTTCTCTTCCGACATTCCAGCTGCG gaTTCTCCCGCCGCCAAGCCGGTGTTCAATGCGCTGGCGGCCCAGCCATATGGCCAGTCTCCCTACCCTCCCACTGCTgctccccaaccccgctCGGCTGCAAGCATCCTCCCCGCGCCCGAGTTCACCAACACGCTCCCCGAAGCCGAAGGGGAGACCGAGCCGATCCGCCAGTGGCGCGAGAAGCAGGCCGAAGAGATCAAGCGCCGGAACGCGGCCGACCAGGAGaagcgcgacgagatggcCAACAAGGCTGAGAAGGCGATCGACCAGTTCTACGAAGACTAcaacaaggagaaggagaagaacaTCAGAGAGAACAA ggagcacgaggccaagctccttgagcagctcaaggacgacatTGCCCGTGGCACGACGTGGGAGCGCGTTACCGACCTCATCGGCCTCGAGAACTCCC AGTCCAAGACCATCAGGCCGAGCGTTTCTGGCGGCTCAGACCTTGCGCGCATGAAGGAGATCCTCCTTGCTCTTCGCcgtgagggcgagaaggcgCCCGGGGCGACGGGCTTCTAG
- the GPA2 gene encoding uncharacterized protein (G protein alpha subunit): MGGCMSSEATKAEPARTAPPSRPAPAPATQSEPGQVSTVGASSQTASTSHQLSTQHQQTVSQISQVTTDGQLISNGSGAPQSSRQQGLAAALAAAPPSEGDSRTKKDNSHQIDKQLDDDSKKFKKECKLLLLGSGESGKSTIVKQMKIIHQNGYTREELLVFKPTIHSNVLVSAQALVMAMRKIGVDPEDPTNRTYADRILGYKIDETGLVSQDLFHGIEALWHDPIIPVVMDRSSEFYLMDSATYFFSNLDRIASPEYLPNENDVLRARSKTTGISETRFNMGQLSIHMFDVGGQRSERKKWIHCFEAVTSIIFCVALSEYDQVLLEENGQNRMQESLVLFESVINSRWFLRTSVILFLNKIDIFKQKLPKVPLVNYFPEYTGGADINKAAKYILWRFTQTNRARLSIYPHLTQATDTSNIRLVFAAVKETILQNALRDSGIL, translated from the exons ATGGGTGGGTGTATGTCCTCAGAGGCGACCAAGGCGGAGCCGGCGCGCACCGCGCCACCGTCCAGGCCAGCCCCAGCGCCAGCAACACAAAGCGAACCTGGGCAGGTGTCGACTGTCGGAGCGAGCTCGCAAACAGCTTCGACTTCGCACCAGCTGTCAACGCAGCACCAGCAGACGGTGTCGCAAATCAGCCAGGTGACGACAGACGGTCAACTCATCTCAAATGGGAGCGGGGCGCCCCAGAGTAGCAGGCAACaggggttggcggcggctcTCGCCGCTGCTCCGCCGTCGGAGGGCGACTCGCGGACAAAGAAGGACAACAGCCACCAGATTGACAAGCAGCTAGACGACGACTCGAAGAAATTTAAGAAGGAGTGCAagcttcttctcctcg ggTCGGGCGAGTCAGGCAAATCGACGATCGTCAAGCAGATGAAGATCATCCACCAGAACGGCTACACCAGGGAAGAACTCCTGGTGTTCAAGCCTACCATCCACAGCAACGTGCTCGTCTCGGCACAAGCACTGGtgatggcgatgaggaaAATCGGTGTCGATCCCGAGGACCCCACGAACCGAACATATGCGGACCGCATCTTGGGCTACAAGATCGACGAGACGGGCCTCGTGTCGCAAGACCTGTTCCACGGCATCGAGGCGCTCTGGCACGACCCCATCATCCCAGTCGTCATGGACCGGTCCTCAGAATTTTACCTCATGGACTCGGCCACGTACTTCTtctccaacctcgaccgcaTCGCGTCACCAGAATACCTCCCCAATGAGAACGACGTTCTCCGCGCACGGTCAAAAACAACGGGTATCAGCGAGACAAGGTTTAACATGGGCCAGCTCAGCATCCACATGTTTGATGTCGGCGGACAGCGCAGTGAGCGCAAGAAGTGGATCCACT GCTTCGAGGCGGTCACTTCGATCATCTTCTGCGTCGCGTTGAGCGAGTACGACCAGGtcctgctcgaggagaacggGCAAAATCGCATGCAGGAGTCGCTGGTGTTATTCGAGTCAGTCATCAACTCGCGCTGGTTCCTGCGCACCTCGGTCATTCTCTTCCTGAACAAGATCGACATCTTCAAGCAGAAGCTGCCCAAGGTGCCTCTTGTCAACTACTTCCCAGAGTACACTG GTGGCGCCGACATTAACAAGGCGGCCAAGTATATCCTCTGGCGGTTCACGCAGACGAACCGCGCACGCTTGAGCATTTACCCCCACCTAACACAAGCAACGGACACTTCAAAC ATCAGGCTTGTATTTGCGGCAGTCAAGGAGACGATTCTGCAGAATGCTCTGCGTGACTCGGGCATCTTGTAA
- a CDS encoding uncharacterized protein (Sugar (and other) transporter) → MPTRAPPNTPLPQTRTPSPKPTTAMSSERTPLIYPEGPSPARRRLLVAATMLTSFLAMLDLTTTCVPTIAFEFGAFDCESWIGTSYLWSNVTFTPLYARLSDAIGRRTAQLQAASLFNLGTLACGLAPSFTGLTVARFLAGIGGGGASTIASIVLSESLPPQDRGFYQGLGFAVFVAGMGSAAPSADGSPRPGDSGLHSTPKFPSQSLVSSLAASQYHKTRRGDTAPTPSPKSTSLAAQLLPLHRFPAPRPPKEQRALVASVTFFVAFIVVEPRLVRRPVLSLTLPRQRTALCVGIIAGVIAIVNFNMLYHLPMVFEIVFDESLSRAGAHILPNSAAMTLSAPIMGYLVKRTRRYKWLTVTCCAGAGRRHGPPLGMGTGVGSGGAMARSRAYMGAGFSSLLTLTLKSQIAVATGFVFVFRSLGQVFGVGVSGAAFQASIAAELRKRFSDPKVPHSRLWLTPQLIDALRSVSKTINRFPAPGGALAVAAYGAALRNTFLFDLAGAVAVFVASLFIPDLEIIDDGGKVAEGAVAGD, encoded by the exons ATGCCAACCCGGGCACCGCCAAAcacccctctcccccaAACTCGCACACCATCACCAAAGCCGACGACAGCGATGAGCAGCGAGCGCACGCCCCTAATCTACCCGGAGGGCCCGTCGccggcccgccgccgcctcctggTCGCGGCGACCATGCTCACCTCCTTCCTAGCTATGCTCGATCTTACCA CGACCTGTGTGCCGACCATTGCCTTCGAGTTTGGTGCGTTTGACTGCGAATCCTGGATCGGTACATCCTACCTCTGGTCCAACGTAACATTCACGCCGCTGTACGCGCGTCTCTCGGACGCAATCGGCCGACGCACAGCCCAACTCCAAGCCGCATCCCTCTTCAACCTCGGAACGCTAGCCTGCGGCCTCGCCCCGTCATTCACAGGCCTCACAGTGGCCCGGTTCTTGGCGGGcatcggcggcggtggcgcgagTACCATCGCGTCCATTGTCCTCTCCGAGTCATTACCTCCCCAGGACCGGGGTTTCTACCAAGGCCTAGGCTTTGCCGTATTCGTCGCGGGAATGGGCTCGGCGGCCCCATCGGCGGATGGCTCACCCAGGCCTGGGGATAGCGGGCTGCATTCTACGCCCAAATTCCCGTCGCAGTCGCTTGTAtcgtccttggccgcctcaCAATACCACAAGACCAGGAGAGGCGATACAGCGCCGACACCCTCGCCGAAATCGACCTCGCTGGCAGCGCAACTCTTACCTCTCCACCGGTTCCCGGCTCCACGTCCTCCAAAGGAGCAGCGCG CCCTCGTGGCGAGCGTGACATTCTTCGTGGCATTCATCGTCGTTGAGCCCCGTCTTGTTCGAAGGCCAGTGCtctccctcaccctcccacgACAACGCACAGCTCTCTGCGTCGGCATCATAGCAGGAGTGATCGCGATCGTAAACTTCAACATGCTGTACCACCTTCC CATGGTTTTCGAAATCGTCTTCGACGAGTCGCTCTCCCGCGCGGGCGCACACATCCTCCCGAACAGCGCCGCCATGACCCTCTCCGCCCCGATCATGGGCTACCTCGTCAAGCGGACGCGGCGGTATAAGTGGCTCACTGTAACGTGCTGCGCCGGGGCCGGTCGTCGCCATGGCCCTCCTCTCGGGATGGGGACTGGAGTCGGGAGCGGCGGTGCGATGGCTCGCAGTCGTGCCTATATGGGCGCCGGGTTTAGCAGCCTGTTGACGCTCACGCTGA AATCCCAgatcgccgtcgccaccgGCTTTGTGTTCGTCTTCCGTTCGCTTGGACAGGTgttcggcgtcggcgtgtcAGGCGCTGCGTTCCAGGCCTCCATTGCGGCTGAACTCCGCAAACGCTTCTCAGATCCCAAGGTGCCTCACTCGCGTCTGTGGCTCACGCCTCAGCTTATCGATGCCCTCCGAAGTGTGTCGAAGACCATCAACCGATTTCCTGCGCCGGGGGGCGCGCTCGCTGTGGCAGCGTACGGCGCTGCATTGCGAAACACGTTCCTATTCGACCTCGCGGGAGCGGTGGCCGTGTTTGTGGCATCGCTGTTCATCCCTGACCTGGAGATCATAGACGATGGCGGCAAGGTTGCCGAAGGCGCGGTCGCAGGTGACTAG